Proteins encoded within one genomic window of Saccharomyces mikatae IFO 1815 strain IFO1815 genome assembly, chromosome: 15:
- the ZPS1 gene encoding Zps1p (similar to Saccharomyces cerevisiae ZPS1 (YOL154W)), with amino-acid sequence MRAFSGKTVVFATVASLALGSPIKYDTNSTVELQSSLTQEVLGWDHATFPSIYQTCNETNARMLNAAFKDTAEITAYGKDRLLNYGVDDVYYKRWFGNGSIFTVMGVLDQLMEASKGGMLMRCDDADGLCAANPNYYAGHHRQSFPAETVICDYFYTSRKPLSTICFEGTIVDVGPKHYAGIDMLHRYLHVPTMSMDGFIGEYAETLEEVVDYAQNNVTFAVRNTDNYLYYLADVYSTSVIPGGCLGKL; translated from the coding sequence ATGAGAGCTTTTTCTGGTAAAACCGTGGTTTTTGCAACTGTTGCTTCTTTAGCATTGGGTTCTCCAATTAAATATGATACTAACTCGACTGTTGAGTTACAATCTTCTCTCACTCAGGAAGTTCTTGGTTGGGATCATGCAACTTTTCCCTCCATTTATCAAACCTGTAATGAAACTAATGCCAGAATGCTGAACGCAGCTTTCAAAGACACCGCTGAAATTACCGCTTATGGTAAAGACAGACTCTTGAACTACGGTGTGGATGACGTTTATTATAAAAGATGGTTTGGTAACGGTAGTATATTCACTGTCATGGGCGTTTTGGATCAATTAATGGAGGCATCCAAGGGTGGTATGCTTATGAGGTGTGATGATGCTGATGGTTTGTGTGCAGCAAATCCAAACTATTATGCGGGCCATCATCGTCAATCTTTTCCAGCAGAAACTGTCATTTGTGATTATTTTTACACCTCTAGAAAGCCGTTATCGACAATTTGCTTTGAAGGTACTATTGTTGATGTCGGTCCTAAACATTATGCAGGTATTGATATGTTACATCGTTACTTGCACGTTCCTACCATGAGTATGGATGGATTTATTGGTGAATATGCAGAAACTCTTGAAGAAGTTGTTGACTACGCCCAAAACAATGTAACGTTCGCTGTTAGAAATACCGACAATTACCTGTACTACCTTGCAGACGTTTATAGTACTTCTGTTATCCCCGGTGGCTGTCTTGGTAAATTATGA
- the SMKI15G0140 gene encoding M20 family metallopeptidase: MTESHHAPLQDEVPSSRQPASSVYSKYKKFVLPLFGLLTLCLAYTSSVTKPASNSVFKGPVSLQCKKPESYRPSFNKSVNLILNDEQFKIDSIKKLSGAIQIPTEINDVNPSPDDDLDYYSEFFKLHKYFEETFPLIHSHLKVEKVNKLGLIYTWEGTDPSLKPILFMAHQDVVPVNREMWDSWEYPPFSGHYEAATDYVWGRGSNDCKNLMLAELEGIEQLLADGYRTKRTVILSMGFDEESSGLMGANALAPFLLEKYGPDSMFSIIDEGAGLLRLDKNLYIAAAVNAEKGYVDVKISVHGHGGHSSVQPDHTTIGVASELIYMMENHPFEYNFSLDNPVYDVLQCAAEHSSYLPPHVRDAILEAPVDENKRKVLTEFAASHPYIRDLIRTTRAVDVINGGVKANALPGLTNFVVNHRVDIHSSVNETVENDLYWAKVIAEKHGYGLSFHDEVIIPETKLGHISLACEKMLEPAPVSPISGHVWDIFAGTVQNLFQNEILAEEEDADVYVTGGLFSGNTDTKYYWDLSRNIYRFVAGIFPFDQLKTIHSVNEHISASSHVSAVAFVYEYIVNVNEYGHD, encoded by the coding sequence ATGACTGAGTCTCATCACGCTCCTCTCCAAGATGAGGTCCCTTCTTCAAGGCAACCAGCCTCTTCTGTCTATTCtaaatacaaaaagttTGTTTTGCCACTATTTGGACTATTGACATTGTGTCTAGCTTATACTAGCAGCGTTACTAAACCTGCCTCAAATTCTGTTTTTAAAGGCCCTGTTTCTCTACAATGTAAAAAACCTGAATCTTATCGCCCATCGTTCAATAAGTCCGTGAATTTGATCCTGAATGATGAGCAATTTAAAATAGACTCGATAAAGAAGTTGTCTGGCGCCATTCAAATTCCTACAGAAATTAACGACGTCAACCCTTCTCCAGACGATGACCTAGATTACTATTCGgagtttttcaaacttcacaagtattttgaagaaacttTCCCCCTTATTCATTCTCATCTGAAGGTAGAAAAAGTCAACAAATTAGGTTTGATATATACGTGGGAAGGTACTGATCCGAGTTTGAAGCCAATTCTATTTATGGCGCATCAGGACGTGGTGCCTGTTAATAGAGAAATGTGGGATTCTTGGGAGTATCCACCATTTTCAGGTCATTATGAAGCAGCAACGGATTATGTCTGGGGTCGTGGCTCCAATGATTGTAAGAATTTAATGCTTGCTGAATTAGAAGGTATAGAACAACTGCTTGCGGATGGTTACCGGACGAAAAGAACTGTTATATTATCAATGGggtttgatgaagaatcgAGCGGTTTAATGGGGGCCAATGCTTTAGCACCATTTTTGCTAGAAAAATACGGACCGGATAGTATGTTTTCGATTATTGATGAAGGTGCTGGACTCCTAAGGCTGGATAAGAATCTATACATTGCAGCAGCTGTAAATGCTGAGAAGGGCTACGTTGACGTTAAGATATCAGTTCATGGCCATGGGGGTCATTCATCGGTACAACCTGACCATACTACCATTGGTGTTGCATCAGAATTGATATATATGATGGAGAACCACCCATTTGAATATAATTTCTCACTTGACAACCCCGTTTACGATGTATTACAATGCGCTGCTGAACACTCTAGTTATTTGCCGCCACACGTCAGAGATGCAATCTTAGAAGCGCCTGTAGATGAGAACAAGAGAAAAGTTTTAACTGAATTTGCAGCATCTCACCCCTACATACGTGATTTGATAAGAACAACTAGAGCTGTGGATGTTATTAACGGTGGTGTCAAGGCGAATGCTTTGCCAGGATTAACTAACTTTGTTGTTAATCACAGAGTAGATATTCATTCATCCGTTAATGAAACTGTAGAGAATGATTTGTACTGGGCTAAAGTCATTGCCGAAAAGCATGGCTACGGTTTGTCTTTCCATGACGAAGTGATTATCCCAGAAACTAAGCTTGGTCACATTTCTTTAGCATGTGAAAAGATGCTAGAGCCAGCTCCAGTATCGCCGATCTCAGGACATGTTTGGGACATTTTTGCGGGTACTGTTCAAAACCTGTTTCAAAACGAAATCCTGGctgaggaagaagatgcGGATGTCTACGTTACGGGTGGTTTGTTTTCCGGTAATACTGACACGAAGTATTATTGGGACTTGAGCAGAAATATCTATAGGTTTGTTGCAGGTATATTTCCCTTTGATCAATTGAAAACAATTCATTCTGTCAATGAACAcatttcagcttcttcACATGTTTCAGCCGTCGCTTTCGTTTATGAGTACATTGTTAACGTCAATGAATATGGCCACGATTAa